CGAGACGCCGCGCGCCGGCGGATACGCATCAATCATCGCCGACCAGGATCCAGATGCATTATATCAAATAATTGTTCCCTATCGCAAGATGGAATACGGAGAAAGGCAATTATTCGCCCGCATTGGCTTGTAGTTACACGCGTGGTCGCGAAACCGCGCATATTTTTCTCCAAAAGAATATCGCTCTTGTGAGAGTCGCGGGCTGCCGAAAACGCAACTCCCTTGCATGACAGGAAAAATATACTTGAACGCCCGGCCGCGCCATGCTATCCTGACGGCACATCGCTGAAAGCGTTTCTTTATATCTGACGGATTCGGCGGTTCATCTCCTGGGGGCTACAGATATACCTTGGCGCCCGTCTGCTCTCCGGTCGCGGAGGCGGCGGGCCGTTCTTTTATGCGGGAGGGGACAATGAAGCAGTCCAGTCGCGCTGCCATCCTGCTCCTGTCGCTGCTGGTGACGGGGATCCCGGCGAAGAGCCAGGTGACGATCGTCAAGGACGTCGTCGCGTGCGGAGGCGGTCAGACCGACGGCGCGTCATGGACGATCGGGCACACGGTCGGTCAGGGCACGATCGGTCTCGTCACGACGACCGATCACCGGCACGGGATCGGCTTCTGGCATCTGCCGTGGGTGTACGTCACCGGCGCCGGGGAGGCCGACGAAACGCCGCTCGCATACCGGCTCTACCAGAACGTTCCGAATCCGTTCAACCCGCGTACGTACATCCGTCTCGACATGCCGCGGCCCTCGCGCGTGACGGTGCGGATCTACGACGTGACGGGTCGGCTCGTCATGACTGCCCACGACGGGGCGCTCGGGGCCGGAACGCACGAGATCCCCGTTCGCGCATCGGATCTTGCGACTGGCGTCTATTTCTACCGCGTCATCGCCGGCGGGTTCGCGGAGACGAGAAAGATGGTCGTGCTCCGCTGACCGGGCACGGCCAGGCTGCATTGCCGACAGGAGGGGATATCATGAAACGTATCGCGACGCTCGCCTGCGTCATGCTGGCGATATCCGCCGCCGTATCCACCGCGCAGGTGCCGAGGAAGATCTCCTACCAGGGAGTGCTGAAGGCGAGCGACGGCATCGTCGCCCCGGAGGGCGACTACACCTTCGAGTTCCGCATCTGCACTCTCCCGTCGGGCGGATCCGTTCTCTGGACCGAGACGCAGGTCATACACGTCGCGGCGGGGATCGTCGACGCGACGCTCGGGACGGTCACGCCTCTTTCACTGGATTTCGAGGACGAGTACTGGC
The Candidatus Krumholzibacteriota bacterium DNA segment above includes these coding regions:
- a CDS encoding T9SS type A sorting domain-containing protein, which produces MKQSSRAAILLLSLLVTGIPAKSQVTIVKDVVACGGGQTDGASWTIGHTVGQGTIGLVTTTDHRHGIGFWHLPWVYVTGAGEADETPLAYRLYQNVPNPFNPRTYIRLDMPRPSRVTVRIYDVTGRLVMTAHDGALGAGTHEIPVRASDLATGVYFYRVIAGGFAETRKMVVLR